A region from the Polaribacter sp. Hel1_33_78 genome encodes:
- a CDS encoding S9 family peptidase translates to MKKILFLTVITLLIGCNKTPEKSSNLTLGSKEITLEEIWNDTFSPVRMNALNSMNGNFYSLLNTDKETNETTVDKYSYKTLEKVETIVSSNDLKDLESFSSYSFNNDETKIILGTDFQKIFRRSFKGTFYAYDIGSKKLTLIGKNIQEPIFSPDNQKVAFAKKNNIFIKNIKRNTISKVTKDGEINSIINGITDWVYEEEFGFVRAFEWSNDSKNLAYLRFDETNVPTFSMDLVGTGNYPKQQVFKYPKAGEKNANVTLHMYTVSSNNTKQVALGDYEYIPRIKWSNDANILVATTLNRHQNNLKLHKVNASKANATLLFNETDKAYIDVTNNLTFLNDNSFIWTSEKDGFNHIYHYNFKGKLINQVTKGNWEVTQYYGFNENKNTIYYQSVENGSTNRGVYAIGIDGKKKKLLSNKDGQNTAAFSKNLNYFINTFSSAEIPPIYALFSGEGEMLKVIKDNTQLKEDLSAYKMSPKEFSTININGNDLNMWMLKPANFDENKKYPMLMFQYSGPGSQQVANKWNASNDYWHNMLAQTGMIIVCVDGRGTGFKGAEFKKSTYLNLVKYETEDQIAAAKKLAEHSYIDQNNIGIWGWSFGGHMSTNALLKGNDIFTTAIAVAPVTSWRFYDTVYTERFLRTPQENPAGYDENSPVNYAEKLKGNYLLVHGTGDDNVHVQNSYRMINSLIEANKQFEMFMVPDRTHGIYKGKNTRLNLYTKMTNFIQKKLNKK, encoded by the coding sequence ATGAAAAAAATACTCTTTTTAACAGTCATCACACTTTTAATAGGTTGTAATAAAACTCCAGAAAAATCTTCAAATTTAACATTAGGATCTAAAGAAATTACACTCGAAGAAATTTGGAATGACACGTTTTCACCGGTAAGAATGAATGCGTTAAACTCTATGAATGGCAATTTTTATTCTTTATTAAATACGGATAAGGAAACAAACGAAACAACTGTAGATAAATACAGCTATAAAACTTTAGAAAAAGTTGAAACGATTGTAAGTAGTAATGATTTAAAAGACTTAGAGAGTTTTTCTTCTTACAGTTTTAACAATGATGAAACTAAAATTATTTTAGGTACTGACTTTCAAAAAATCTTTAGACGTTCTTTTAAAGGAACATTTTATGCTTATGATATTGGATCAAAAAAACTCACATTAATAGGGAAAAATATTCAAGAACCTATTTTTTCTCCTGACAATCAAAAAGTTGCCTTTGCGAAGAAGAATAATATTTTTATAAAAAATATTAAAAGAAATACCATCAGTAAAGTGACAAAAGATGGTGAAATAAATAGTATTATCAACGGAATTACTGATTGGGTTTATGAAGAAGAATTTGGTTTTGTAAGAGCTTTTGAATGGAGTAATGACAGCAAAAATTTAGCTTATTTACGCTTTGATGAAACAAATGTTCCTACCTTTTCTATGGATTTGGTTGGCACCGGAAACTATCCTAAGCAGCAAGTTTTTAAATACCCAAAAGCTGGGGAGAAAAATGCAAATGTAACGTTGCACATGTATACAGTTTCTTCAAATAACACCAAGCAAGTAGCATTGGGTGATTATGAATATATTCCAAGAATTAAATGGTCTAATGATGCTAATATTTTAGTTGCAACTACTTTAAATCGTCATCAAAATAATTTAAAATTACACAAAGTAAACGCTTCAAAAGCTAACGCCACTTTGTTGTTCAATGAAACTGACAAAGCATATATCGATGTCACAAATAATCTTACTTTTTTAAATGACAATAGCTTTATTTGGACAAGTGAAAAAGACGGATTTAATCATATTTATCATTATAATTTTAAAGGAAAACTTATCAATCAAGTTACAAAAGGAAACTGGGAGGTAACACAGTATTATGGCTTTAACGAAAATAAAAATACTATCTACTATCAATCTGTAGAAAATGGATCTACAAATAGAGGTGTCTATGCTATTGGCATAGATGGCAAAAAGAAAAAGTTATTGAGCAATAAAGATGGTCAAAATACTGCTGCTTTTAGCAAAAACTTAAACTACTTTATCAATACGTTTTCATCTGCAGAAATTCCACCAATCTATGCTTTATTTTCTGGTGAAGGAGAAATGTTAAAAGTAATAAAGGACAATACTCAATTAAAAGAAGATTTATCAGCCTATAAAATGAGTCCTAAAGAGTTTTCAACGATTAACATTAATGGAAACGATTTGAATATGTGGATGTTGAAACCTGCAAATTTTGATGAAAATAAAAAATATCCAATGTTGATGTTTCAATACTCGGGTCCAGGATCACAACAAGTGGCAAACAAATGGAATGCAAGCAATGATTACTGGCACAATATGTTAGCACAAACAGGCATGATTATAGTTTGTGTAGACGGACGTGGAACTGGTTTTAAAGGCGCTGAATTTAAGAAATCTACGTATTTAAATTTAGTAAAATATGAAACAGAAGATCAAATTGCTGCAGCCAAAAAATTAGCAGAACATTCTTACATTGATCAAAATAATATTGGTATTTGGGGCTGGAGTTTTGGCGGCCATATGAGCACCAATGCACTTTTAAAAGGAAATGATATTTTTACAACCGCGATTGCTGTTGCACCTGTAACTTCTTGGCGCTTTTATGATACCGTTTATACAGAACGATTTTTAAGAACTCCTCAAGAAAACCCGGCAGGATATGATGAAAATTCGCCCGTTAATTATGCCGAAAAATTAAAAGGAAATTACTTATTAGTGCATGGAACTGGAGACGACAATGTACATGTACAGAATTCCTACAGAATGATAAATTCTCTTATTGAAGCCAACAAACAATTTGAAATGTTCATGGTTCCAGACAGAACACATGGAATATATAAAGGAAAAAATACACGCTTAAATTTGTATACTAAAATGACAAATTTTATACAAAAAAAATTAAATAAAAAGTAA
- a CDS encoding GYDIA family GHMP kinase, whose product MKNFYSNGKLLLTGEYLVLDGAKSLAVPTKFGQDLSVEKIKETQLIWGSFTHTGECWFEAIFDLQKLRLVSCTFNSDTEGNAGFIAETLLEILKEARILNPEFLNSESGFVVKTRLTFPRNWGLGSSSTLINSIASWAKVDAFKLLWNSFKGSGYDIACAQNDMSIFYEIKDEKPMVEQVSFNPIFKENLFFVHLNEKQDSKEGIAKFRESNQDIEKEIKMISAISDAFLKAESIEDFDRLIIEHERIISSIIKVKPVKEKLFSDYFGEIKSLGAWGGDFVLATGNSATPAYFKNKGFETILTYSEMIL is encoded by the coding sequence ATGAAAAACTTTTATTCCAATGGGAAGCTTTTGTTAACAGGAGAATACCTCGTTTTAGACGGTGCAAAATCGTTGGCTGTCCCTACTAAATTTGGTCAAGATTTAAGTGTTGAAAAAATTAAAGAAACACAGCTAATTTGGGGAAGTTTTACACACACAGGAGAATGTTGGTTTGAAGCTATTTTTGATTTGCAGAAGTTACGTTTAGTAAGTTGCACATTTAATTCTGATACAGAGGGAAATGCAGGTTTTATAGCAGAAACACTTTTAGAAATATTAAAAGAAGCCAGAATCTTAAATCCTGAATTTTTGAATTCTGAAAGTGGATTTGTTGTAAAAACCAGACTGACTTTTCCCAGAAATTGGGGCTTAGGAAGTTCGTCAACGTTAATAAATTCGATTGCCTCTTGGGCAAAAGTAGATGCTTTTAAATTACTTTGGAATTCCTTTAAAGGAAGTGGTTACGATATTGCTTGTGCTCAAAATGATATGTCAATTTTTTATGAAATAAAGGATGAAAAACCAATGGTTGAACAAGTATCGTTTAATCCAATTTTTAAAGAAAATTTGTTTTTTGTGCATCTAAATGAAAAGCAAGATTCTAAAGAAGGAATTGCGAAGTTTAGGGAAAGTAATCAGGATATTGAAAAAGAAATTAAAATGATTTCAGCTATTTCTGATGCGTTTTTAAAGGCAGAATCAATAGAAGATTTTGATAGGTTAATTATAGAGCATGAAAGAATTATCAGTTCAATTATCAAGGTAAAACCTGTAAAAGAAAAATTATTTTCGGATTATTTTGGAGAAATAAAAAGTTTAGGAGCATGGGGAGGAGATTTTGTTTTAGCAACAGGGAATTCAGCGACACCCGCTTATTTTAAAAATAAAGGATTTGAAACAATTCTTACATATTCAGAAATGATTTTATGA
- a CDS encoding NAD(P)/FAD-dependent oxidoreductase, with protein sequence MSKVIIIGGGAAGYFTAINAKENNPELDITILEKGKDVLQKVKISGGGRCNVTHACFEPKELVKFYPRGEKELLGPFHQFMTGDTFEWFDDRGVPLKIEDDSRVFPEANTSQAIIDCFQKAVDKLKIKVLTNHGVNSVSPQESKWIVNTKEQIFEADKLVIAAGSSKKVWELCESLDHGIIPPVPSLFTFNINDKRLLDLLGTAVPNATVKIVNTKLEASGPLLITHWGMSGPAVLKLSAFGARILADKNYQYNVEVNWLSRPKDKVLNVLLNLKKKEPRKTVILKSPFAEVSKRLWERFVVASGIKPIQNWADLNNSQLENLANQLTKGVFNANGRTTFKDEFVTAGGIDLKEINFKRFESKKHANLFFVGEVLNIDAVTGGFNFQNAWTGGYICANALAQD encoded by the coding sequence ATGAGTAAAGTAATAATTATTGGAGGTGGAGCAGCAGGATATTTTACAGCAATAAATGCAAAAGAAAATAATCCCGAATTAGATATTACTATCCTAGAAAAAGGGAAAGATGTTTTACAAAAAGTAAAAATTTCTGGAGGCGGAAGATGTAATGTAACCCATGCGTGTTTTGAGCCAAAAGAATTAGTGAAATTTTATCCAAGAGGAGAAAAAGAATTACTTGGTCCTTTTCATCAATTTATGACGGGAGATACTTTTGAGTGGTTTGATGATAGAGGAGTGCCTTTAAAAATTGAAGATGATAGTCGTGTTTTTCCAGAAGCAAATACCAGTCAAGCAATTATAGATTGTTTTCAAAAAGCTGTTGATAAATTAAAGATTAAAGTGTTAACAAATCATGGAGTGAATTCTGTGTCTCCGCAAGAAAGCAAATGGATTGTTAATACGAAAGAACAAATTTTTGAAGCTGATAAATTAGTAATTGCAGCAGGAAGTTCTAAAAAAGTATGGGAGTTGTGTGAAAGCTTAGATCATGGGATTATACCACCGGTACCTTCTTTATTTACGTTTAATATTAACGATAAGAGATTGTTAGATCTACTAGGTACTGCCGTTCCGAATGCAACCGTAAAAATTGTAAACACAAAATTAGAAGCTTCAGGTCCTTTATTAATTACCCATTGGGGAATGAGTGGTCCCGCAGTTTTAAAACTTTCAGCTTTTGGGGCAAGAATTTTAGCAGATAAAAATTATCAATACAATGTAGAAGTAAACTGGTTATCTAGACCAAAGGATAAAGTATTGAATGTTCTTCTAAATTTAAAAAAGAAAGAACCTCGTAAAACCGTAATTTTAAAGTCGCCATTTGCAGAAGTTTCTAAAAGATTGTGGGAACGTTTTGTAGTCGCATCTGGCATTAAACCAATTCAAAACTGGGCAGATTTAAATAATTCTCAATTAGAAAATTTAGCAAATCAACTTACAAAAGGTGTCTTTAATGCAAATGGAAGAACTACTTTTAAAGATGAATTTGTAACTGCTGGCGGAATTGATTTAAAAGAAATTAATTTTAAACGTTTTGAAAGCAAGAAACATGCAAACCTCTTTTTTGTGGGTGAAGTGTTAAATATTGACGCAGTTACTGGTGGTTTTAATTTTCAAAATGCTTGGACGGGTGGTTATATTTGTGCAAATGCATTGGCACAAGACTAA
- a CDS encoding thioredoxin family protein, translated as MALTASNEFPLGRKAPDFLLLNTVDNTALSLSEAKGEKGTVIMFICNHCPFVIHVNDELVKMANEYQEKGVNFIAISSNDIENYPEDAPGLMKQLAKDVNYPFPYLYDETQEVAKKYAAACTPDIYVFDEDLKAVYHGQIDNSRPGNGKPVTGNDLRDSLNNLIENRAVIENQKPSMGCGIKWRL; from the coding sequence ATGGCATTAACAGCATCAAATGAGTTTCCTTTAGGAAGAAAAGCGCCAGACTTTCTTTTGTTGAATACAGTTGATAACACAGCGCTTTCTTTGAGCGAGGCAAAAGGCGAAAAAGGAACTGTTATTATGTTTATTTGTAATCATTGTCCGTTTGTAATTCATGTAAATGATGAATTGGTGAAAATGGCAAATGAGTACCAAGAAAAGGGTGTTAATTTTATTGCAATAAGTTCTAATGATATTGAAAATTATCCGGAAGATGCTCCAGGTCTAATGAAGCAACTGGCTAAAGATGTAAACTATCCTTTTCCTTATTTGTATGATGAAACTCAGGAAGTAGCAAAAAAGTATGCTGCTGCTTGTACTCCAGATATCTATGTGTTTGATGAAGATTTAAAAGCCGTTTATCACGGTCAAATAGACAATTCAAGACCTGGAAACGGAAAACCTGTTACGGGAAATGATTTACGAGATTCTTTAAATAATTTAATAGAAAATAGAGCTGTTATAGAAAATCAAAAACCAAGCATGGGTTGCGGTATAAAGTGGCGGTTATAG
- a CDS encoding efflux RND transporter permease subunit yields MLNKSIKFLIENKLVAVLLLVLFVGWGTINAPFNWDTGFLPSNPVAVDAIPDIGENQQIIFTKWDGRSPQDIEDQITYPLTTSLLGIPGVKTIRSSSMFGFSSIYIIFEEDKEFYWSRSRILEKLNSLPSGLLPENVNPALGPDATGLGQIFWYTLEGRDENGNVTGGWDLQELRSIQDYYVKYALSSASGVSEVASIGGYVKEYQVDVDPELMQQYNIDLSEVVKAVKESNKDIGAQTLEINQAEYLVRGLGYVKSIEDIENAVVSSEDYTSLRIKDIGKVSLGPAARRGLLDKEGAEVVGAVVVARYGANPMEVINNVKEKINELSAGLPSKVLADGRTSQVTIVPFYDRTELIQETLETLNEALTLEILITILVIIIMVFNLRASILISGLLPAAVLMVFIAMKLFGVDANIVALSGIAIAIGTMVDVGVILSENIIRHLDEDDGKLPINTVVYNATAEVSGAIVTAVMTTIISFIPVFTMIGAEGKLFRPLAYTKTFALTASIIVALFLIPPFAAFLFRRKSIKKNFNYIINAALILAGILGVIYSSWLGVILIGFGITGALKLQEKLNEKRTNGINIIITVAAIVFLLAEYWRPLGVDKSIFWNLIFVSIICFGLLSVFILFQRYYTRILRWCLDNKLLFLSVPTAIVIAGFFIMKNTGKEFMPSLNEGSYLLMPTSMPHSGVEENKRVLQQLDMAVASIPEVKTVVGKAGRTESALDPAPLSMYENIIQYKPEYMLNAEGVRQRYKVNDDGEYVLKNGMALRAEQREAWQSFNAKEQLISDNDGEFYRNWRPEIKSPDDIWNEIVRVTKLPGVTSAPKLQPIETRLVMLQTGMRAPMGIKVKGQDLKQIEAFGVQLENILKQAEGVKQEAVFADRIVGKPYLLIDIDRAKIARYGISIQDVQDVLKVAIGGMVLTQTVEGRERYGVRVRYPRELRANPTDLKQIYIPVAKGSSVPLSELAAIRYEQGPQVIKSEDTFLVGYVLFDKLDGFAEVTVVENAQVLIQQKINSGELIVPKGINYKFTGTYENQLRAEKTLSVVVPLALVIIFLILYFQFRSVTTSLMVFTGIAVAFAGGFIMIWLYGQDWFLNFNFLGENMRDLLQMHPINLSVAVWVGFIALFGIATDDGVVMATYLKQTFARNMPENKKEIRASIVEAGEKRIRPCLMTTATTILALLPILTSTGRGSDIMIPMAIPSFGGMLIALITLFVVPVLYSWKQEFQLKRTVK; encoded by the coding sequence ATGCTAAATAAAAGCATCAAATTTTTAATAGAAAATAAATTGGTAGCGGTGCTGCTACTCGTCCTTTTTGTGGGATGGGGAACTATTAATGCCCCTTTCAATTGGGATACAGGGTTTTTACCAAGCAATCCTGTAGCCGTAGATGCTATTCCAGATATTGGTGAAAACCAACAAATTATCTTCACAAAATGGGATGGTCGTTCACCACAAGATATAGAAGACCAAATTACCTATCCTCTAACGACTTCTTTACTCGGTATTCCTGGTGTAAAAACGATTCGTAGTTCTTCTATGTTTGGGTTTTCAAGTATTTATATCATTTTTGAAGAAGATAAGGAGTTTTATTGGAGTCGTAGTCGCATCCTCGAAAAACTGAATTCATTACCAAGCGGATTATTACCCGAGAATGTTAATCCTGCTTTGGGTCCAGACGCCACAGGACTAGGACAGATTTTTTGGTATACACTTGAAGGGCGTGATGAAAACGGAAACGTTACAGGTGGTTGGGACTTACAAGAGTTAAGAAGCATACAGGATTACTATGTAAAATATGCATTGTCATCTGCAAGCGGAGTTTCTGAAGTAGCCTCTATTGGCGGTTACGTAAAGGAATATCAAGTAGACGTAGATCCGGAGTTGATGCAACAATACAATATTGATTTAAGTGAAGTTGTAAAAGCAGTCAAGGAAAGTAATAAAGACATTGGTGCACAAACTTTAGAAATTAACCAAGCAGAATATTTAGTGCGCGGGTTGGGCTATGTAAAATCTATTGAGGATATAGAAAACGCAGTGGTTTCTTCTGAAGATTATACATCCCTACGAATTAAAGATATAGGTAAAGTATCGTTAGGTCCTGCAGCACGCAGAGGCTTATTAGACAAAGAAGGTGCTGAAGTTGTTGGCGCCGTTGTAGTAGCTAGATATGGAGCTAATCCAATGGAAGTCATTAATAATGTAAAAGAAAAAATCAATGAGTTAAGCGCAGGATTACCTTCTAAAGTGTTAGCAGATGGTAGAACCTCTCAAGTCACGATTGTTCCTTTTTATGACAGAACAGAATTAATTCAAGAAACATTAGAAACACTAAATGAAGCATTAACCTTAGAAATTCTAATAACCATTCTTGTGATTATCATTATGGTATTTAATCTACGAGCTTCTATATTAATATCAGGTCTTTTGCCCGCTGCTGTTTTGATGGTGTTCATAGCCATGAAGCTTTTTGGTGTTGATGCTAATATTGTAGCGCTTTCTGGTATTGCTATTGCCATTGGTACAATGGTCGATGTAGGCGTCATACTTTCCGAAAACATTATTAGGCACCTCGATGAAGACGATGGTAAACTACCAATAAATACGGTAGTTTATAATGCTACAGCAGAAGTCTCTGGTGCCATAGTCACAGCAGTAATGACAACGATCATTAGTTTTATTCCAGTCTTTACGATGATTGGTGCAGAAGGAAAATTATTTAGACCATTAGCGTATACAAAAACCTTTGCTTTAACCGCTTCAATTATTGTGGCTTTGTTTTTAATTCCGCCTTTTGCTGCCTTTTTATTCCGAAGAAAAAGTATAAAAAAGAATTTCAATTACATTATAAACGCAGCTTTAATTTTGGCGGGAATATTAGGAGTTATCTATAGTTCTTGGTTAGGCGTTATTTTGATAGGTTTTGGAATTACAGGCGCATTAAAACTTCAAGAAAAATTAAATGAAAAGCGGACGAATGGTATCAATATCATCATTACCGTAGCTGCAATTGTATTTCTTCTAGCTGAATATTGGAGACCTTTAGGTGTAGATAAAAGCATCTTTTGGAATCTCATTTTTGTAAGTATTATTTGCTTTGGATTATTAAGTGTTTTTATTTTATTCCAGAGGTATTATACACGTATTTTAAGATGGTGTTTAGATAACAAGTTGTTGTTCTTGTCAGTGCCAACAGCTATTGTTATTGCTGGATTTTTTATCATGAAGAATACTGGTAAAGAATTTATGCCTTCTTTAAATGAAGGTTCATATTTATTAATGCCAACCTCAATGCCACATTCTGGTGTTGAAGAAAATAAGCGTGTTTTACAGCAATTGGATATGGCCGTAGCTAGTATTCCAGAAGTTAAAACGGTAGTTGGTAAAGCAGGTAGAACCGAATCTGCTCTAGACCCAGCACCATTATCGATGTATGAAAACATTATTCAGTATAAACCTGAATATATGCTGAATGCCGAAGGGGTTCGCCAGCGCTACAAAGTTAATGATGATGGCGAATATGTATTAAAAAACGGAATGGCATTGCGAGCGGAACAACGCGAAGCTTGGCAATCTTTCAATGCAAAAGAACAACTCATTTCAGATAATGATGGTGAGTTTTATCGGAATTGGCGACCAGAAATTAAATCGCCAGATGATATTTGGAATGAAATCGTAAGAGTTACCAAATTACCTGGTGTAACGTCAGCACCAAAGTTGCAGCCCATTGAAACTAGATTAGTGATGCTTCAAACAGGAATGCGAGCACCTATGGGTATAAAAGTAAAAGGGCAAGATTTAAAACAAATTGAGGCATTTGGAGTTCAATTAGAAAACATACTTAAACAAGCTGAAGGTGTCAAACAAGAAGCAGTTTTTGCAGACCGTATCGTTGGTAAACCCTATTTGCTAATAGATATTGATAGGGCCAAAATTGCGCGCTACGGCATAAGCATACAGGATGTGCAAGATGTATTAAAAGTTGCTATTGGTGGTATGGTATTAACCCAAACCGTTGAAGGTCGAGAACGCTACGGAGTTCGTGTGCGCTATCCGAGAGAATTACGAGCTAATCCAACCGATTTAAAGCAAATATATATTCCTGTTGCAAAAGGTAGTTCAGTACCATTAAGTGAATTGGCAGCCATTCGATACGAACAAGGTCCGCAAGTTATTAAAAGTGAAGACACGTTTTTAGTAGGCTATGTTTTATTCGATAAATTAGATGGTTTTGCCGAGGTGACTGTTGTTGAAAATGCACAGGTTTTAATTCAGCAAAAAATTAATTCGGGTGAATTAATAGTGCCAAAGGGCATCAACTACAAGTTCACTGGAACTTACGAAAATCAATTAAGAGCAGAAAAAACGTTATCAGTTGTAGTGCCCTTGGCTTTAGTCATTATCTTTTTGATTCTATACTTTCAATTCCGTTCTGTCACTACATCGCTTATGGTATTTACAGGAATCGCGGTAGCATTTGCAGGTGGTTTTATAATGATTTGGCTCTATGGTCAAGATTGGTTTTTAAACTTCAATTTCTTGGGGGAAAATATGCGAGATTTACTTCAAATGCACCCTATTAATTTAAGTGTAGCCGTTTGGGTTGGGTTTATAGCCTTATTTGGAATAGCAACCGACGATGGTGTAGTTATGGCGACTTATTTAAAACAAACTTTCGCCAGAAATATGCCAGAAAATAAGAAAGAAATTAGAGCATCAATAGTTGAGGCAGGAGAAAAACGTATTCGTCCGTGTTTGATGACTACAGCAACAACGATACTGGCTTTATTGCCTATTTTAACATCAACAGGACGAGGAAGTGATATTATGATTCCTATGGCAATCCCAAGTTTTGGTGGCATGCTAATCGCTTTAATTACATTATTTGTTGTTCCAGTTTTGTACAGCTGGAAACAAGAATTTCAACTTAAAAGAACAGTAAAATGA
- a CDS encoding TolC family protein, translated as MKHNKFNIKLVLALGFCFLGLLGNAQELETFIEEALANNPEIQKFELQYNIASEKINEVNTLPNTEFGIGYFLSEPETRTGAQRFKVSAKQMLPWFGNITTRENYVSALANAKYEDIVIAKRKLMASVSKSYYNLYANKAKQAVLKENIKLLDTYETLALTSVEVGKASAVDVLRLQMRQNEMQQSLAILRQQFLSEQTTFNKLLNRDKAIIVNVIYKLNIPSEDFEIYLENLALHPELLKYDKLYQSIEQSELLNQNESSPMVGFGLDYISVDKRPNMDFRDNGKDIIMPMVSLSIPIFNKKYKSKSKQNDLQQQEIEFQKQERSNTLETLLNKAINDRVSSRIRHATQTKNLNQAKDAEEILIKSYETGTIDFNDVLDIQELQLKFQMNQIEAVKTYYVQTTIINYLTQQ; from the coding sequence ATGAAACATAACAAGTTCAATATAAAATTAGTCTTGGCTCTTGGTTTTTGTTTCTTGGGTCTTTTAGGAAATGCACAAGAATTAGAAACCTTTATTGAAGAAGCATTAGCAAATAATCCAGAAATTCAAAAGTTTGAATTGCAATACAATATTGCTTCTGAAAAAATAAATGAGGTAAATACGTTACCAAATACTGAATTTGGTATAGGTTATTTTTTAAGCGAACCAGAAACACGCACAGGTGCACAGCGCTTTAAAGTTTCAGCTAAACAAATGTTGCCTTGGTTTGGCAATATAACTACAAGAGAGAATTATGTGAGTGCTTTGGCAAATGCTAAATACGAGGATATTGTTATTGCTAAGCGGAAACTAATGGCCTCAGTTTCAAAATCCTATTACAATCTCTATGCAAATAAAGCGAAACAGGCAGTATTAAAAGAAAACATCAAATTATTGGATACCTATGAAACATTGGCGTTGACTTCCGTTGAAGTTGGTAAAGCTTCAGCAGTTGATGTATTACGATTACAAATGCGTCAGAATGAAATGCAACAATCATTAGCTATTTTAAGGCAGCAATTTCTTTCTGAACAAACCACTTTTAATAAACTCTTAAATCGGGACAAAGCTATTATAGTCAATGTGATATATAAATTGAATATTCCTTCAGAAGATTTTGAAATATATTTGGAAAATTTAGCATTACATCCTGAATTACTTAAATATGATAAGCTCTATCAATCAATAGAACAATCTGAATTGTTAAACCAAAACGAAAGCAGTCCAATGGTTGGTTTTGGATTAGATTATATCAGCGTAGACAAGCGTCCTAATATGGATTTTAGAGATAATGGTAAAGACATTATTATGCCAATGGTTTCATTATCAATACCTATTTTTAACAAAAAATACAAATCGAAAAGCAAGCAAAACGACTTGCAACAGCAGGAAATTGAATTTCAAAAACAAGAACGATCGAATACGTTAGAAACCCTTTTAAATAAAGCGATTAACGATAGAGTTTCATCAAGAATACGACATGCCACCCAAACAAAAAACTTAAATCAGGCGAAAGATGCAGAAGAAATTCTCATTAAAAGCTATGAAACAGGTACGATTGATTTTAATGATGTATTAGATATTCAAGAATTACAATTGAAGTTTCAAATGAATCAAATAGAAGCGGTAAAGACCTATTATGTGCAAACCACGATTATTAATTATCTAACTCAGCAATAA